From Streptomyces qinzhouensis, one genomic window encodes:
- a CDS encoding alpha/beta fold hydrolase yields the protein MINPTDFPEPTLIAVNGVELEVFEAGRRNGGKPIVLCHGWPEHAFSWRHQVPALAAAGYHVIVPNQRGYGNSSRPTEVTDYDIEHLSGDLVALLDHYGYEDATFVGHDWGAFVVWGLALLHPDRVNKVINLSLPYMERGEKPWIEFMEDVLGDDFYFVHFNRQPGVADAVFEENTFQFLRNMFRKNEPPREPQPGMALIELARAETPLGDPVMSDSELAVFVSAFESAGFTGSVNWYRNLDRNWHLLADVDPIIQQPTLMIYGDRDTIQRSGKLAEFVPHVEVVSLDCGHWIQQEKPEETNQLICKWLEQQDAT from the coding sequence ATGATCAATCCAACCGATTTCCCCGAGCCCACCCTCATTGCGGTCAACGGCGTGGAGCTCGAAGTCTTCGAAGCGGGCCGCCGGAATGGAGGGAAGCCCATTGTGCTCTGTCACGGCTGGCCGGAGCATGCCTTTTCCTGGCGCCATCAGGTGCCAGCCCTCGCCGCAGCGGGCTACCATGTCATCGTCCCGAACCAGCGGGGTTACGGAAATTCCTCCCGTCCGACCGAAGTGACGGACTACGACATTGAACATCTGTCGGGTGATCTCGTCGCGCTTCTCGATCACTACGGATACGAGGACGCCACCTTTGTCGGTCACGATTGGGGGGCGTTTGTCGTTTGGGGACTGGCCCTGCTGCATCCGGACCGTGTAAACAAGGTCATCAATCTGAGCCTGCCTTACATGGAGCGCGGAGAAAAGCCCTGGATCGAGTTCATGGAAGATGTGCTGGGCGACGACTTCTATTTTGTCCACTTCAATCGGCAACCAGGCGTCGCGGACGCCGTTTTCGAAGAGAACACCTTCCAGTTCCTTCGCAACATGTTCCGGAAGAACGAGCCCCCCAGGGAGCCTCAGCCGGGTATGGCACTGATCGAACTCGCCAGAGCGGAAACGCCGCTCGGTGATCCCGTCATGAGCGACAGCGAACTGGCCGTTTTCGTCTCCGCCTTCGAATCGGCAGGGTTCACGGGAAGCGTGAACTGGTACAGGAACCTCGACCGCAACTGGCACTTGCTGGCGGATGTGGACCCGATCATCCAGCAGCCCACGCTCATGATCTACGGCGACCGGGATACGATCCAGAGGTCCGGGAAACTGGCGGAATTCGTGCCCCATGTGGAAGTGGTCAGTCTGGATTGCGGTCATTGGATCCAGCAGGAAAAGCCGGAAGAGACAAACCAACTGATTTGCAAGTGGCTTGAACAGCAGGATGCCACCTAG
- a CDS encoding NADP-dependent oxidoreductase gives MFAVRYHRYGGSEVLRVEEAEEPHAGPGQVRIAVRATGVTPADWYLRSGMLRSIATVDFPHIPGMDAAGIVDEVGEGVTGTAVGDAVFGLVPFLDQGGAAAEYAVLEAWASKPRSWSFEEAGGAAGNIDSATRVLEALEAAEGMTLLIDGAAGGVGTIAAQLAQARGLTVIGTASEGNHGFLEQLGVVPVTYGAGLADRLAPLAPLGVDVALDAAGKGSLAELVAIVGDPHRVVTIADFDADRHGVRFSRSEAGASPGWAGLPSAADLADQGRLTVPLHAVFPLKEAATAHEVSATGHARGKIVITVP, from the coding sequence GTGTTCGCTGTCCGATACCACCGCTACGGCGGTTCCGAGGTCCTTCGCGTAGAGGAGGCCGAAGAGCCGCACGCCGGGCCCGGCCAGGTCCGCATCGCGGTGCGTGCCACCGGAGTCACCCCTGCCGACTGGTATCTGCGCTCAGGGATGCTGCGGTCCATCGCCACCGTGGACTTCCCCCACATCCCCGGCATGGATGCCGCGGGAATCGTCGACGAGGTGGGAGAGGGGGTGACCGGCACCGCCGTGGGAGACGCGGTCTTCGGCCTCGTCCCCTTCCTGGACCAGGGAGGCGCCGCGGCCGAGTACGCCGTACTGGAGGCGTGGGCGTCCAAGCCTCGGTCATGGTCTTTCGAGGAAGCGGGTGGCGCCGCGGGCAATATCGACTCGGCCACACGTGTGCTGGAAGCGCTGGAAGCCGCCGAAGGCATGACCCTGTTGATCGACGGTGCCGCCGGAGGCGTCGGCACCATCGCCGCACAACTCGCCCAGGCCCGCGGCCTCACCGTGATCGGCACCGCGAGCGAAGGCAACCACGGCTTCCTCGAACAGCTCGGCGTGGTACCGGTCACCTACGGGGCGGGGCTGGCCGATCGCCTTGCCCCACTGGCTCCCCTCGGTGTCGATGTGGCTCTGGACGCGGCTGGTAAGGGCTCTCTCGCCGAACTGGTGGCCATCGTCGGTGACCCGCACCGCGTGGTGACCATCGCGGACTTCGACGCCGACCGGCACGGAGTGCGGTTCTCCCGCTCCGAAGCCGGAGCGTCGCCGGGCTGGGCAGGACTTCCGTCGGCGGCCGACCTCGCCGACCAAGGCCGCCTCACCGTCCCGCTGCACGCCGTGTTCCCGCTGAAGGAGGCCGCCACGGCTCATGAAGTCAGCGCCACCGGCCATGCGCGCGGCAAGATCGTCATCACCGTGCCCTGA
- a CDS encoding TetR/AcrR family transcriptional regulator, with product MPAQLPRNPPPSAAGPGQRADARHNRARLLRAAREAYALDGTDVPSSAIARRAGVGAATLYRHFPTRGSLIAAAFSEQLGQCVAALDEALQDEDPWRGLRHVLTKVCTMQAQDRGFSAAFLSQFPDAPDVHRERARAEAGLARLVQRAKDSGQLRKDFDPSDVTLLLLANNGVVRESPAASLAASRRLLAYFLQSCLPTDGAPLPRPAPLRLDDLYKPPRRTG from the coding sequence ATGCCTGCCCAACTGCCTCGGAACCCGCCCCCCTCCGCCGCCGGCCCGGGGCAGCGAGCCGACGCCCGGCACAATCGCGCCCGGCTTCTCCGGGCCGCTCGCGAGGCGTACGCCCTCGACGGCACCGATGTACCTTCCAGCGCGATCGCCCGCAGGGCGGGCGTGGGTGCCGCCACCCTCTACCGGCATTTCCCGACCCGCGGCTCGCTGATCGCCGCCGCGTTCTCCGAACAGCTCGGCCAGTGTGTGGCAGCCCTCGACGAGGCCCTTCAGGACGAGGATCCCTGGCGCGGACTTCGCCATGTCCTCACCAAGGTGTGCACGATGCAGGCCCAGGACCGCGGGTTCAGCGCCGCGTTCCTCTCCCAGTTTCCCGACGCGCCCGACGTCCATCGTGAGCGTGCCCGCGCCGAGGCGGGCCTCGCCCGGCTGGTACAGCGTGCGAAGGACAGCGGACAGTTGCGCAAGGACTTCGACCCCAGCGACGTCACCCTCCTGCTTTTGGCCAACAACGGCGTCGTGCGGGAGTCCCCGGCGGCCTCCCTGGCCGCATCCCGCCGCCTGCTCGCCTACTTCCTCCAGTCCTGCCTTCCGACGGACGGCGCGCCCCTGCCCCGGCCCGCGCCACTCCGCCTTGACGACCTCTACAAGCCACCGCGTCGAACCGGGTGA
- a CDS encoding DUF6986 family protein — translation MGQQKRLPTTLDAAAGAAVGALLAPVDAELARRYPGDPGTRRPVHTVYVPAESFTAGTVRAWGDAALAALDDHAPDAVSFAAVLGLPEALAGPVYERVRAKLEREPVEDLRIDFEDGYGGRTDAEEDGHAALAARLVSDAYRNGTAPPYTGIRMKCMEAAVRDRGIRTLDVFLTGLVERGGLPDGLLLTLPKVTYAEQVAAMARLLTLFEEAHGLHTGRIGFEIQIETSQAILAADGTATVARMIEAAGGRATGLHYGTFDYSASLGVSAAYQSSDHPAADHAKAVMQVAAAGTGVRVSDGSTNVLPVGPAAQVHEAWRLHYGLTRRALARAYYQGWDMHPGHLPTRYAAVFAFYREGLDKAAARLAAYVNRTGGDVMDEPATAKSLSGYLLRGLDCGALDPAEVARLTGLTRGDLESFTPPRPAARPGAGPGT, via the coding sequence ATGGGTCAGCAGAAGCGGTTGCCAACCACCCTCGACGCGGCGGCCGGTGCGGCGGTCGGCGCCCTTCTCGCGCCGGTGGACGCCGAACTCGCCCGCCGCTACCCCGGCGACCCCGGCACCCGCCGGCCCGTGCACACCGTCTACGTGCCCGCCGAATCCTTCACCGCGGGCACCGTCCGCGCCTGGGGCGACGCGGCCCTCGCCGCCCTCGACGACCATGCCCCCGACGCGGTCTCCTTCGCCGCCGTACTCGGCCTGCCGGAGGCACTCGCCGGGCCGGTGTACGAGCGGGTGCGGGCCAAGCTGGAGCGGGAGCCGGTCGAGGACCTGCGCATCGACTTCGAAGACGGCTACGGCGGTCGTACGGACGCCGAGGAGGACGGGCACGCCGCTCTTGCCGCGCGGCTGGTCTCCGACGCGTACCGGAACGGCACCGCCCCTCCGTACACCGGCATCCGGATGAAGTGCATGGAAGCCGCCGTGCGCGACCGGGGCATCCGAACCCTCGATGTCTTCCTCACCGGGCTCGTCGAACGCGGCGGGCTGCCCGACGGCCTGCTGCTCACCCTCCCCAAAGTGACCTACGCCGAACAGGTCGCCGCCATGGCCCGGTTGCTCACCCTGTTCGAGGAGGCCCACGGGCTCCACACGGGCCGGATCGGCTTCGAGATCCAGATAGAGACCAGCCAGGCGATCCTCGCCGCCGACGGCACGGCGACCGTCGCCCGGATGATCGAAGCCGCCGGGGGCCGGGCCACCGGCCTGCACTACGGCACCTTCGACTACAGCGCCTCCCTCGGCGTCAGCGCGGCCTACCAGTCGAGCGACCATCCGGCCGCCGACCACGCCAAAGCCGTGATGCAGGTGGCCGCCGCGGGGACCGGCGTACGAGTGTCGGACGGCTCCACCAACGTGCTTCCCGTCGGCCCGGCCGCACAGGTCCACGAGGCCTGGCGGCTGCACTACGGCCTCACCCGCCGCGCCCTGGCCCGTGCCTACTACCAGGGCTGGGACATGCACCCCGGGCATCTGCCCACCCGCTACGCCGCCGTGTTCGCCTTCTACCGGGAGGGTTTGGACAAGGCCGCCGCCCGGCTGGCCGCGTACGTGAACCGGACCGGTGGCGATGTGATGGACGAGCCCGCCACGGCCAAGTCCCTGAGCGGCTATCTCCTCCGCGGTCTCGACTGCGGCGCCCTCGACCCGGCGGAGGTCGCCCGGCTCACCGGACTGACCCGCGGAGACCTGGAATCCTTCACCCCGCCCCGGCCCGCCGCCCGCCCGGGGGCCGGTCCGGGGACATGA